The sequence below is a genomic window from Acropora palmata chromosome 5, jaAcrPala1.3, whole genome shotgun sequence.
gggtttttttgcacagaacaactgtaaatgacttgtagaacgGATtctgacatgttttttggaattttaatttttgacccaaagtgaggatttcgcggaggctatagcctttgcatgatggccgattttcaaaatggtctcatttgtcgaatatttagtggtttttggatcggttttttgcacaaaacaactgtaaatgatatGTAGAATGagttttgacatgttttttggaattttaatttttgaaacaaagtgaggattttgcaaaggctatagcctttgcatgatggccgattttcacaattttctcGTTTCCCGAATATTTCgtggtttttggagcggtttttccacagaacaactgtaaatgatttttagaatagattttgacatgtgttttggaatttccatttttgagccaaagtcaggattttgcgtaggctataggctttgcatgatgggcgattttcaaaatggtcttttgtacagaacaactccTAATGATATGTAGAATGGAtattgacatgtgttttggaatttcaatttcaaaggCTACAACCGtagcatgatggccgattttcaaaatggtctcatttcataaatatttagtggtttttttgcgcagaacaactgtgaatgatttgtagaacggattttgacatgttttttggaattttaatttttgagccaaagtgagaaCTTTgcatatagcctttgcatgatggccgattttcaaaatgctctcatttctcgaatatgtggtgttttttggagcggttttttgcacagaacaactgtaaatgatttgtagaatggattttgacatgtttttggaattttaatatttgacctaaagtgaggattttgcaaaggctatagcctttgcgtgatggctaatattcaaaatggtctcagtTCTCGAATATATAGTGGTGTTTGGAGCgtctttttgcacagaataactgtaaatgatttgtagaatgggttttgacatgtttttggaattttaatttttgacccaaagtgaggattttgcataggctatagcctttgcaagatggccgattttcaaaatggtgtcatttctggAGTATTCAgtggtttttggagcggtcttttgcacagaacaactgtaaatgatttgtaaagcggattttgacatcttctatggaattttagtttttgacctaaggtgaggattttggaaaagctatagcctttgcatgatggccaattttaaaaattgtggcatttctggaatatttagtgttttttggatcgTTTTTTTGCCCAGAACAATTGTAAATGATGTGTAGAATggatgttgacatgttttttgaaattttaatttttgacgcaaagtgaggcttttgcataggctatagcctttgcctgatggccaattttcaaaatggtctcgtTTCTTGAGTATTTAgtggtttttggagcggtcttttgcacggaacaactgtaaatgatttgtagaatcgattttgacaggttttttggaattttaatttttgacccaaagtgaggattttggaaaggctacagcctttgcctgatggccaattttcaaaatggtcttgtTTCTTGAGTACTTAGTGGTTTTTGGAGTTGTcgtttgcagagaacaactgtaaatgatttgtagaatcgattttgagatgttttttggaatttaaatttttgacccaaagtgagggtTGTGCAAGGGCTATAtatggcctttgcatgatggccaattttcaaaatggtctcatttaaatttaacgaatatttagtgttttttgaagcgggtttttgcgcagaacaactgtaaatgatttgtacaatggattttgacatgatttttggaattttaatctttgatacaaagtgaggattttgtaaaggctatagcctttgcatgatggccgattttcaaaatggtctcatttctcgaatatttagtggtttttgaaggtgttttttgcacagaacaactgtaaatgatttgtagaacgTATtctgacatgttttttggaattttaatatttgaccGAAAGTAGGATTTTTTAGaagctttagcctttgcatgatggccgattttcaaaatggtgtcatttctcggatatttagtggtttttggatgttttttttttgcccagaacaattgtaaatgatttgtagaatggatgttgacatgttttttggaatttaaatttttgacacaaagtgaggattttgcaaaggcgcTAGCccttgcatgatgggcgattttcacaatggtctcatttgtcgaatatttagtttttttttaagcgggtttttgcgcagaacaactttaaatgatttgtagaatagattttgacatgttttttggaattttaatatttgacccaaagtgaggattttggaaaggctatatagcctttgTGTGATGGTcaatttccaaaatggtctcatttaacgaatatttaatgttttttcgagcggttttgcacagaagatctgtaaatgatttgtagaattgattttgacatgttttttggaattttaattgttgaccCAAAGTGTGGATTTTGCAgaagctatagcctttgcatgatggcggattttcaaaatggtcttatttctcgaatatttagtagTTTTTGGatcggttttttgcgcagaacaatggtaaatgatttgtagaatggatgttgacgttttttggaattttaatatttgacctaaagtgacgattttgcaaaggccctagcctttgcatgatgaatgattttcaaaatgatctcatttgtcgaatatttagtggttTTTAGAGCGGTGTTTTCaaagaacaactgtaaatgatttgtagaatggaatttgacaagttttttggaattttaatttttgacccaaagtgaagatttcgcaaagcctatagcctttgcatgatggccaattttcaaaatggtctcaatTCTCGAGTACTTAGTGGTTTTTGGAGcagttctttgcacagaaaaactctaaatgatttgtagaatggattttgacatgctttatggaattttaattttttacccaaagtgaggaCTTAGATGAAATAAAGTCGTGGCTGTCTATGTTCATGTTTGATAGTGCGCCATATTGACATTGCAGAGAATTTCCGATATGGGCTTTACTCATACTCTCGTTCCTAGTACTCCTCCTTCTGGACGGTATGATTTAGACACAACCCTGAGAGAGTGCGTGACCTCGACAAAGTTTCGCTTTTGAAGGAAAAGGAAGTAAATGGCCTGAAGGTCTGTTCTCCCGAATGCTTACTGCGAAATGAGGCTGGGTAGTGATTAAATTTGCGAGAAGTGCGAGGTAAGTCTCGTGAGATTTTGATAAGCATTTGCTTGAACCGTGGCTGGTGGAGAAAACTTTTCCGTTGGCTTAGTGATTCATAATCTGCTATTCAATTGAACTCCTCGTGAGATaagtttcttctttcttcctaGGCAAAAACCGATCAATTTGTTCAAAGAATCCAGAATCAGAGGCTATTCGTGTTTTCGTATTTCTTCATAGAAGCTTTGTTCAAGATCCATTCACGGGTTGTTTTGAGGTACGcacattttttctttacgTCAGACAAATGTAGATGTTAGCTTAACTAAATACTAGACTGCCAAAACAATGGATTCATTGGGATAGTTGGACGACGAATAAACTCTTTTTTTCGCAAGAACAGTGAATTTCAGGCCCAGGCTGGAGTATTCCTATTTTTCTGTCGATTGTAGGCTGAAATGTTCTCATGACAATTCTTAGATTAtagagaaaatattttccgcGTAAACAATGCTTGGTGTCTAGACGAGCATCATGTTACGTTGTGAATACATAGCTTCGTCCAGTGCTGCGTCGGGCGCGAATCCAGACCGGTTTCCACCGTTTTACGTAAAACGGTcagacttttgaaaaattgataactttttaaaaatagaagtaaattttccaaacctTAATCTTGAAACCCGGCCACTATCCTGTCCAAAAAATTCGAAAGCCCAGGGAATGGCACTTCAGAGAATTAAAATCCAAAACCTTTTTCCGGGTTAGGATGTCCCCGGACCCCCATCATTACAAGGCCGCACTTTCGCCGCTTCTATTATCGAAAAACGGTCACCATTTTCCCTGGATCCGCACCAGTGCGTTATTGTATAACTGGGTAGTTTTGCCTTttagaacaaggaaaaaatatacCTTAGATTTTCACCAAGATAGACTTCATTATACCTTACATATCTCCAGTATGTAAAAGTACGTGCAACCTAGGACACattaagtaagctatgatcctcgcacttgggacttcaacggggttggAACCCGTGGCCttgcgataccggtgcgatgctatAGCCAACTGAGTTATGAAGTCattgacgttgggagctggtcatgaTACAGACAGCTTTCTGAATGCCTTCACACGATTAACTGGCCGAAGAGGTGTGCCAGAAGAAATGATTAGTGACTGTGGGACGAACTGTGCGAGAACTGTCAGTGAACTGATAGAGCACATATGTAAGTTGGTTCAGAACAAGATCCAGCCGGACACGTCTTATCGATGTGTGAAGTGGAATTTCACATTTCGATTTTATTGGCTTCAACAGCATCTCCCGTTGCTCAACAGGCAACCAAATTGAACAGAAGTTGTTAAAGATTTCAAGAAGAATGACATTGTACTGGTTCTGGAGCCAAATCTGCCCAGAGGACAATGGCCTCTGGGGTGCATTACCGAAACCTACCCAGGGAGGGATGGGCGCACTAGGAATTACCAAAATCCACTGTGGAATGAGAACCGTTATGAGACCTATCCATAATTTATGCCTTTGCAGGACGGCTGGGACACTCAATCACGGTGATGAGAACTGAAAGGAACTTGTTATGCTACGGTTTTCAGTGAGCGTATTGAACAATTACACTCTCCGTTACCCCCTGGTGTGAGGAGGGGAAATGGACAAATTGCATGACGTAATTGTTTCAACCTTGGATAATCAATAAAGCTCAGATTTTTTATCAACGGTTCGGTCAAGCACGCGGTGCGAGCCTTttgattttgtaattttgttattttgagtCTTTTCGCGTGAATAgctgagatttttttcagaatatatttttgtatGTTGAAGGTCTGTAAAATGTAATCAAATCTTTCTAGGTGAAAAAGTAAGGCATACTCTTTTCTCTAATCTAGAAATAGTCATAAGAATATTTCAGCCTCAAATGGGCGGAAAAATACTCCAGCCTGGGCGTGAAGAGAAGACTGTCTCACGTTCTTTATCCAATTGATGTCATTATTTTCTGGAAATTAAAGGCAGGATTCTTTATCGCCGTCGTATTCTTCTATAATgacaattaaatttttctgttttaaaagATTTCGATGTATGGTCCATAAACGCTGAGCTTGAGTCAGGTAACACTCAAATGGGGCAGTCCCTGGGAGGTCGAGCCCATCGACGGGTTGGAATTATCCAACAATGTCCAGAGACGGAAAACAGTCGACTTCAGAATGAACTGGAACCGGAGACAATTAGCAAACAAAGTTTTGAGTCGGAACTCAATGCACTTTGGAATGAACTGGAACAGGAGAGAATCACCGGTTTAGAGACGGAAATCAATGCACTTCGGAATGAACTGGAACAGAAGAGAATCGCCGAACAAAGTTTAGAGCCGGAAATCAATCGACTTCGGAATGAACTGATAGAGGTGGGAATTGCCAAGCAAAATTCAGAGACGGAAACCAATCGACTTCGGAATGAACTGGAACAGGAGAGAATTAGTGGACAAAGTTTAGAGACGGAAATGAATGGACTCCGGAATGAACTGGAACAGAAGAGGATCGCCGAACAAAGTTTAGAGACGGCAATCAATCGACTCCGCAATGAATTGGAAGAGGAGAGAATTGCCAAGCAAGGTTCAGAGACGGAAATCAGTCGACTTCAGAATGAACTGGAACAGGAGAGAATTGGAGGACAAAGTTTAGAGACGGAAATGAATGGACTCCGGAATGAACTGGAACAGAAGAGGATCGCCGAACAAAGTTTAGAGACGGCAATCAATCGACTCCGCAATGAATTGGAAGAGGAGAGAATTGCCAAGCAAGGTTCAGAGACGGAAATCAGTCGACTTCGGAATGAACTGGAACAGGAGAGAATTGGAGGACAAAGTTTAGAGACGGAAATGAATGGACTCCGGAATGAACTGGAACAGGAGAAAATACGCTTCGATGAACTTCAAAACCAGATAGAAAATGAATGGGTTATAAACTCAAGTGATATTCACATGCCTGAGGATGGCAAACTTGGAGAGGGTGCATGGGGAATTGTTTATAGCGGAAAATTTCTTGACTGTGATGTTGCTGTGAAACAAATTCACGAAGCCATCGACATCGAGAGCAGACGTTTGTTTCTACGCgaaatcaaaatggcgtcAAAATGTCGACATCCGTGTCTTCTGTTATTCACTGGCGCGATAATGGAGGAAAAGACCTTGCTGGTTACAGAACTTATGGAGTGCAGTCTAAGGAGCAAACTGTTCCCTGATCGCGGTGAAGAGACGCTAGAGAAAGATGACGAGTCATTTATATCGTTAGACGTCGCTCTAGCGCTACATTATTTGCACGAGAAAAAGCCGGATCCCATTCTTCACAATGATGTAAGCAGCGCTAACGTGTTGCTGTGGAGATCTGCTACCCATTGGAGGgc
It includes:
- the LOC141881866 gene encoding uncharacterized protein LOC141881866 isoform X2; the encoded protein is MGQSLGGRAHRRVGIIQQCPETENSRLQNELEPETISKQSFESELNALWNELEQERITGLETEINALRNELEQKRIAEQSLEPEINRLRNELIEVGIAKQNSETETNRLRNELEQERISGQSLETEMNGLRNELEQKRIAEQSLETAINRLRNELEEERIAKQGSETEISRLQNELEQERIGGQSLETEMNGLRNELEQKRIAEQSLETAINRLRNELEEERIAKQGSETEISRLRNELEQERIGGQSLETEMNGLRNELEQEKIRFDELQNQIENEWVINSSDIHMPEDGKLGEGAWGIVYSGKFLDCDVAVKQIHEAIDIESRRLFLREIKMASKCRHPCLLLFTGAIMEEKTLLVTELMECSLRSKLFPDRGEETLEKDDESFISLDVALALHYLHEKKPDPILHNDVSSANVLLWRSATHWRAKLSDYGTANIVRRSNLNYAGAAVYCAPEFTDTVNADAVISCKVF
- the LOC141881866 gene encoding uncharacterized protein LOC141881866 isoform X1 yields the protein MGQSLGGRAHRRVGIIQQCPETENSRLQNELEPETISKQSFESELNALWNELEQERITGLETEINALRNELEQKRIAEQSLEPEINRLRNELIEVGIAKQNSETETNRLRNELEQERISGQSLETEMNGLRNELEQKRIAEQSLETAINRLRNELEEERIAKQGSETEISRLQNELEQERIGGQSLETEMNGLRNELEQKRIAEQSLETAINRLRNELEEERIAKQGSETEISRLRNELEQERIGGQSLETEMNGLRNELEQEKIRFDELQNQIENEWVINSSDIHMPEDGKLGEGAWGIVYSGKFLDCDVAVKQIHEAIDIESRRLFLREIKMASKCRHPCLLLFTGAIMEEKTLLVTELMECSLRSKLFPDRGEETLEKDDESFISLDVALALHYLHEKKPDPILHNDVSSANVLLWRSATHWRAKLSDYGTANIVRRSNLNYAGAAVYCAPEFTDTVNADAVISCKADVYSYGVLLCEMSIRQPPNPEERLPQVNRIESVQFGFLVRRCVETKPALRPDMKEVIQHINDGMMK